Proteins from a single region of Akkermansiaceae bacterium:
- a CDS encoding polysaccharide deacetylase family protein, with protein MREISALTLPSAAIHRVMGIRRLAVAACALFAIQPLLAGEIGETQVLKWKDGKKAVFLLAFDDSCPTHLTNVIPELEKRGIVGNFYINAGKGALPGKKAQWEKAAASPVVALQNHTFTHVGATDVAQLDDEFAKANEAIKAFTPEKKWPRLIGYGKPGGVPWKVTDDEVAALLAKHHLVERPSFWGPPIHQKSAEECVATIDKALAGGEMGHLDMHGVGGDWLVTPVEWFTAILDKLDAEKENIWVADVVHYIQYRKERESAEVKVLQTVPRGIRLSLTSKEDPAFYDLPLTLETAVPADWKECTVKQSAVEKTVPVKGGLVRYDAVPGSEEIRLLAK; from the coding sequence ATGCGAGAGATCTCCGCTTTGACCCTTCCGTCAGCCGCCATCCACCGGGTGATGGGAATCCGGCGTTTGGCGGTGGCCGCATGTGCCCTCTTTGCCATCCAGCCCCTCCTGGCTGGGGAAATCGGCGAAACCCAGGTCCTGAAATGGAAGGACGGGAAGAAAGCGGTCTTCCTGCTGGCTTTCGATGACAGTTGCCCGACCCACCTCACCAACGTGATCCCGGAACTGGAGAAGCGGGGGATCGTCGGAAACTTCTACATCAACGCCGGAAAAGGCGCGTTACCTGGAAAAAAGGCCCAGTGGGAAAAGGCCGCTGCGAGTCCGGTCGTCGCGCTCCAGAACCATACCTTCACCCATGTGGGGGCGACGGATGTCGCCCAACTGGACGACGAATTCGCCAAAGCGAACGAAGCGATCAAGGCATTCACCCCGGAAAAGAAATGGCCGCGCCTGATCGGCTACGGCAAGCCCGGCGGGGTGCCGTGGAAGGTCACCGACGACGAGGTCGCCGCGCTTCTCGCAAAGCACCATCTGGTGGAGCGTCCTTCGTTCTGGGGGCCGCCGATCCACCAGAAATCCGCGGAGGAATGCGTCGCCACCATCGACAAAGCGCTCGCGGGCGGGGAGATGGGGCACCTCGACATGCACGGGGTCGGTGGTGACTGGCTGGTCACGCCGGTGGAATGGTTCACCGCCATTCTGGACAAGCTGGACGCTGAGAAGGAAAACATCTGGGTCGCGGACGTCGTCCACTACATCCAGTATAGGAAAGAGCGGGAAAGTGCGGAGGTGAAGGTGCTGCAGACCGTCCCCCGCGGAATCAGGCTCAGCCTCACCAGCAAGGAGGATCCGGCATTCTACGACCTGCCACTCACCCTGGAAACCGCCGTCCCGGCCGATTGGAAGGAGTGCACGGTCAAGCAAAGCGCGGTGGAGAAGACGGTGCCGGTGAAGGGTGGCCTCGTGCGTTACGATGCTGTCCCGGGATCTGAGGAGATCCGCCTGCTGGCGAAGTAA
- a CDS encoding HupE/UreJ family protein, whose product MKLLRFLLLSLGLLLAILAPVAAHVIDAVEFEFQADEKEWRLLGEIDIAFMLPEMRGVPDGLPLSRAKTLQAPPEQLARYRRETENTLRKMLHLSYNEETVGWRIEFPDFKKEPFDLPDDAGDTALLSVKIIADARPGPGRLVAHWEDDLESEFIAVYDEANAPVVTAAAGSSTILFKVDAAGTVEPPKTRLTEWLLSGFHHVIPLGLDHLLFILGLFLMAPKWKPLVGQSLLFTLAHSITLALAIFGVISLPGKWVEVAIAASIAFIGIENLFVHRLGKQRVILVFLFGLIHGCGFASVLGEKLEGVKGKALALPLLGFNIGVELAQITVLAAAFLLLWPLRRWTKEIQIGGSIVVALWGVKWVIERAFFGA is encoded by the coding sequence ATGAAACTCCTCCGTTTCCTGCTCCTTTCGCTGGGATTGTTGCTGGCCATCCTGGCTCCCGTCGCCGCCCATGTCATCGACGCCGTGGAGTTCGAATTCCAGGCGGATGAGAAAGAGTGGCGCCTGCTCGGGGAGATCGACATCGCCTTCATGCTGCCGGAGATGAGGGGCGTGCCGGACGGACTGCCGCTGAGCCGGGCGAAAACCCTGCAGGCTCCGCCGGAGCAACTCGCCCGCTACCGCCGCGAGACGGAGAACACGCTCCGGAAAATGCTGCACCTCAGTTACAATGAGGAGACGGTAGGGTGGAGGATCGAGTTTCCCGATTTCAAAAAAGAGCCGTTCGATCTCCCCGATGATGCGGGGGATACGGCGCTTCTTTCGGTGAAGATCATCGCGGACGCCCGGCCGGGACCGGGCAGACTCGTGGCGCATTGGGAGGACGATCTGGAATCGGAATTCATCGCCGTGTATGATGAGGCGAATGCGCCTGTGGTGACCGCCGCGGCCGGCAGCTCGACCATCCTGTTCAAGGTGGATGCGGCGGGGACGGTGGAGCCGCCGAAAACGCGGCTCACCGAGTGGCTGCTGTCCGGTTTCCATCATGTCATCCCGCTCGGCCTGGATCACCTGCTTTTCATCCTCGGGCTTTTCCTGATGGCTCCGAAATGGAAGCCGCTGGTGGGCCAGTCCCTGCTCTTCACCCTCGCCCACTCCATCACGCTCGCCCTCGCCATCTTCGGCGTCATCTCGCTGCCCGGGAAGTGGGTGGAGGTCGCCATTGCCGCCAGCATCGCCTTCATCGGCATCGAGAATCTGTTCGTCCACCGCTTGGGGAAACAGCGGGTCATCCTCGTTTTCCTGTTCGGCCTCATCCATGGCTGCGGCTTTGCCAGCGTGCTGGGTGAGAAGCTGGAGGGGGTGAAGGGCAAGGCCCTCGCGCTGCCGCTGCTGGGGTTCAACATCGGGGTCGAGCTGGCTCAGATCACGGTGCTGGCCGCGGCGTTTCTCCTGCTGTGGCCGCTGCGCAGGTGGACGAAGGAGATCCAGATCGGAGGTTCCATCGTGGTCGCGCTGTGGGGGGTGAAGTGGGTGATCGAGCGGGCGTTTTTCGGCGCTTGA
- the lpxK gene encoding tetraacyldisaccharide 4'-kinase: protein MKEMLAELERWGSDVIFGRAKGFRAAMMRLAMTTLSGVFRLLVQTRLALFRTGWKQQRHLGTLVIAIGNITVGGTGKTPVTEFLAKTLRDRGRRVAILSRGYKSKKLDRPQKWRHRDGSAVDPDRMPKVVSTGSALLLDSKYAGDEPFMLARNLDGVRVVVDKDRVKGGRFAINELDADTLVLDDGMQYLNLAHGIDIVLVDAGSPFGTEALLPRGTLREPPKNLRRASYIFLTKCDSTSNEALIRRIRKYNRTAEIVETTHGPIYLENLFTRERKPLHFLKGKWVAAISAIAVPEAFERSVEKLGARVEVRRHFSDHHRFTRKDVDQFMQRCVERDMDLMITTEKDAVRFPRPTELNVPIYFLRIEVEILKGREVWDRMIDRLCDPQPPLEQALRNRHAYRP, encoded by the coding sequence ATGAAGGAAATGCTCGCCGAACTCGAACGCTGGGGATCCGATGTGATCTTCGGCAGGGCGAAGGGTTTCCGCGCCGCGATGATGCGGCTGGCGATGACCACGCTGTCCGGCGTTTTCCGCCTGCTGGTGCAGACCCGCCTCGCGCTTTTCCGCACCGGGTGGAAGCAGCAGCGGCATCTGGGGACCCTCGTCATCGCCATCGGCAACATCACCGTGGGCGGTACGGGAAAGACACCGGTGACGGAATTCCTCGCGAAGACACTGCGCGACCGCGGGCGGCGGGTGGCGATCCTCTCGCGCGGCTACAAAAGCAAGAAACTGGACCGGCCCCAGAAATGGCGGCACAGGGACGGCTCCGCCGTTGACCCCGACAGGATGCCCAAGGTCGTCTCCACCGGATCGGCCCTCCTGCTCGACTCGAAATACGCGGGGGATGAGCCATTCATGCTGGCCAGGAACCTGGATGGAGTCCGCGTGGTGGTGGACAAGGACCGGGTCAAAGGCGGCCGTTTCGCCATCAACGAGCTGGACGCGGATACCCTGGTGCTGGATGATGGCATGCAATACCTGAACCTGGCCCATGGCATCGACATCGTGCTGGTGGATGCGGGTTCCCCATTCGGCACGGAGGCATTGCTGCCACGCGGCACCCTCCGCGAGCCGCCGAAAAACCTCCGCAGGGCGAGTTACATCTTCCTCACCAAGTGTGACAGTACATCGAACGAGGCGCTCATCAGGCGCATCCGGAAATACAACAGGACCGCGGAGATCGTGGAGACCACCCACGGGCCGATCTATCTGGAGAACCTGTTCACCCGGGAGCGCAAGCCGCTGCATTTCCTGAAGGGGAAATGGGTGGCCGCCATCAGCGCCATCGCCGTGCCGGAAGCGTTCGAGCGTTCCGTGGAGAAGCTTGGCGCGCGGGTGGAGGTGCGGCGGCATTTCTCCGACCACCACCGCTTCACGCGGAAGGATGTGGACCAGTTCATGCAGCGCTGTGTCGAGCGGGACATGGACCTGATGATCACCACCGAAAAGGACGCCGTCCGCTTCCCGCGCCCCACCGAACTGAACGTGCCGATCTATTTCCTGCGGATCGAGGTGGAGATCCTGAAGGGCAGGGAAGTGTGGGACAGGATGATCGACCGTCTGTGTGATCCGCAGCCGCCGCTGGAGCAGGCGCTGAGGAACAGGCATGCGTACCGGCCTTGA
- a CDS encoding MFS transporter — MAAFFGWLFDGFEIGLFPVVARPALLDMLGSGSEGLVGEWMGKITAAFLVGAALGGVAFGWLGDRIGRVRAMALSILCYSLFSGAGYFAQVPWHLAGFRFVAALGMGGEWALGVALVMEVWPEKHRPWLAGAIGMAANLGMVLVGLLAAIVHVTPDSWRWMFLVGASPALLTFLIRLFVPESERWEKSRAVSADVVSPLRTVLRPPLLGRTLIGIVLSSVALIGTWASVQWIPLWTDQMSQGTVPGAKANAQMACSFGAMAGSLLAPILVGRYSRRWGYFTLCALSLGVCAFLFRTQSEYNVTFLVTVFATGAVTAAFYGFFPLYLPELFPTRVRATGQGLCYNAGRIVAAAGALTGGALVQHYGGYAQMGATISLIYLLGMLVIWLAPETKNRALPD; from the coding sequence TTGGCCGCGTTTTTCGGATGGTTGTTCGACGGATTTGAGATCGGTTTGTTTCCGGTGGTGGCGCGACCCGCGCTGCTGGATATGCTGGGTTCAGGCAGTGAAGGTTTGGTTGGCGAGTGGATGGGAAAAATCACCGCGGCATTCCTGGTCGGAGCGGCATTGGGTGGTGTTGCGTTCGGATGGCTGGGAGACCGGATCGGAAGGGTAAGGGCGATGGCCTTGAGCATCTTGTGCTATTCCCTCTTCAGTGGGGCCGGATATTTCGCGCAGGTCCCGTGGCATCTGGCGGGGTTCCGGTTTGTGGCGGCGCTGGGCATGGGAGGGGAATGGGCGCTCGGGGTTGCGTTGGTGATGGAAGTCTGGCCGGAGAAACACCGGCCATGGCTGGCCGGTGCGATTGGCATGGCGGCGAATCTCGGGATGGTGCTGGTGGGATTGCTCGCGGCCATCGTTCATGTCACGCCGGATTCCTGGCGCTGGATGTTTCTCGTTGGCGCGTCGCCCGCGCTTTTGACGTTCCTCATCAGGCTTTTCGTGCCCGAATCAGAGCGTTGGGAGAAATCCAGGGCCGTTTCAGCCGATGTTGTTTCTCCGCTGCGGACGGTTCTCCGCCCGCCTTTGCTCGGCAGGACCCTCATCGGCATCGTCCTGTCTTCGGTGGCGCTGATCGGCACCTGGGCCTCGGTCCAGTGGATCCCTCTGTGGACGGACCAAATGAGCCAGGGAACGGTGCCGGGAGCCAAAGCGAACGCACAGATGGCATGCTCGTTCGGGGCCATGGCCGGCAGCCTCCTGGCACCCATCCTGGTCGGCCGTTACAGCAGGCGATGGGGATATTTCACGCTCTGCGCTTTGTCTTTGGGAGTCTGCGCTTTCCTTTTCCGCACCCAGTCCGAATACAACGTCACCTTTCTCGTCACGGTATTTGCGACGGGAGCCGTGACAGCCGCATTTTATGGATTTTTTCCGCTCTATCTCCCTGAATTGTTTCCAACAAGGGTCCGCGCGACGGGGCAGGGGCTTTGCTATAATGCGGGAAGGATCGTGGCCGCCGCCGGGGCCCTCACCGGAGGGGCCTTGGTGCAGCACTATGGAGGCTATGCCCAAATGGGGGCCACGATTTCCCTGATCTATCTGTTGGGAATGCTGGTGATCTGGCTGGCCCCGGAAACCAAAAACAGGGCGCTGCCTGACTGA
- a CDS encoding mandelate racemase/muconate lactonizing enzyme family protein, producing MDTDIRVSAAELFFLPVTTRVPLKFGGETLTSITCARVRLGVTRADGREADGWGETPLSVQWVWPSVLSYEERHTALCDFCRQLARAWPQFPAQGHAMEIGHDFIEGELGRQLRIFNDRRPEGSAMPWLAALVCASAFDLALHDAYGMANDVATYRTYRAPWMSRDLSSFLSPAEDRGDLSFKGRFPADFLLPQRRDELMAWHLVGGLDAIDETDLAGDEPEDGHPVTLIDWIRRDGLKALKIKLRGNDLEWDYQRLLRIGKVALEMGLLWLTADFNCTVTDPAYVTDVLDRLRDEEPGVFALILYVEQPFPYELDEHPIPVHAVASRKPLFLDESAHDWRNIRRGRELGWTGVALKTCKTQTGALLSLCWAQAHGMTLMVQDLTNPMLAQVPHCLLAAYSPTIAGVETNAMQFYPMASETEARIHPGLYQRRNGTIDLRSVSGPGFGLRVDEIGRELPSRGSTTDSPLTAEG from the coding sequence ATGGATACGGACATCCGCGTCTCCGCCGCAGAGCTTTTCTTCCTCCCTGTAACCACCCGGGTGCCGTTGAAATTCGGCGGGGAGACACTGACCTCCATCACCTGTGCCCGTGTCCGCCTGGGGGTGACGAGGGCGGACGGGCGTGAAGCGGACGGGTGGGGCGAAACGCCTCTCAGCGTCCAATGGGTATGGCCGTCGGTGCTTTCCTATGAGGAGCGCCATACGGCCTTGTGCGATTTCTGCCGGCAGCTTGCCCGGGCGTGGCCACAATTTCCCGCCCAAGGGCACGCGATGGAAATAGGGCATGACTTCATCGAAGGTGAACTGGGCCGCCAACTGCGGATCTTCAATGACCGGCGGCCGGAGGGATCCGCCATGCCGTGGCTCGCGGCATTGGTCTGTGCTTCGGCCTTTGATCTTGCCCTGCATGATGCCTACGGAATGGCCAATGATGTGGCCACTTACCGGACCTACCGGGCTCCATGGATGAGCCGTGATCTGTCCTCATTTCTGAGTCCCGCGGAGGATCGTGGCGATCTGTCTTTCAAAGGGAGGTTTCCGGCGGACTTCCTGCTGCCCCAGCGGCGGGACGAGCTGATGGCGTGGCATCTGGTGGGTGGCCTGGATGCTATCGATGAAACAGACCTTGCCGGGGACGAACCGGAGGACGGTCATCCGGTGACCCTGATTGACTGGATCCGCCGGGATGGCCTGAAAGCCCTTAAAATCAAGCTCCGTGGGAATGACCTGGAGTGGGACTACCAGCGGCTTCTGAGGATCGGCAAGGTGGCGCTGGAAATGGGGCTTCTCTGGCTCACGGCGGATTTCAACTGCACGGTGACGGATCCCGCTTATGTCACGGATGTCCTCGACCGCCTGCGGGATGAGGAGCCTGGTGTGTTCGCGCTGATCCTCTATGTGGAACAGCCTTTCCCGTATGAACTGGATGAGCATCCCATTCCTGTCCATGCCGTGGCTTCGCGGAAGCCACTGTTTCTGGACGAAAGCGCGCACGATTGGCGGAATATCCGCCGCGGCCGGGAACTGGGATGGACCGGAGTGGCCCTAAAGACCTGCAAGACCCAGACCGGTGCTCTCCTCAGTCTGTGCTGGGCCCAGGCCCATGGGATGACCCTGATGGTGCAGGACCTGACCAATCCCATGTTGGCCCAAGTGCCCCATTGCCTGTTGGCGGCATACTCCCCGACGATCGCAGGAGTGGAAACCAACGCCATGCAGTTCTATCCGATGGCATCGGAGACGGAGGCAAGGATTCATCCCGGACTCTACCAACGGCGGAATGGCACCATCGATCTCCGCAGCGTCAGCGGTCCGGGCTTCGGACTGCGCGTGGATGAAATCGGGAGAGAGCTTCCTTCCCGGGGGAGCACCACAGATTCACCTCTGACGGCAGAGGGATAA
- the ybeY gene encoding rRNA maturation RNase YbeY — protein sequence MSLEIIIGNNQEAIEIPEAWLTTYESIACEAAGLALARAAQPDSPLSFLATLEVALVDDETSDRVHREFMDIEGATDVITFHHGEIVIGVEVAERQAAEYGEPLARELLRYFIHGLLHLAGHEDADPAERQAMESAQEEIVAQLWTPALESRLG from the coding sequence ATGTCGCTTGAGATCATCATCGGCAACAACCAGGAAGCCATCGAGATCCCCGAGGCATGGTTGACCACATACGAAAGCATCGCCTGTGAAGCCGCCGGCCTCGCCTTGGCCCGCGCCGCCCAGCCGGACAGCCCGCTTTCCTTTCTGGCCACGCTGGAAGTCGCCCTCGTGGATGATGAAACGAGCGACCGCGTCCACCGCGAGTTCATGGACATCGAGGGAGCGACGGATGTGATCACCTTCCATCATGGGGAGATCGTCATCGGCGTGGAGGTGGCGGAACGTCAGGCGGCGGAGTATGGCGAGCCGCTGGCCCGCGAGCTTCTGCGCTACTTCATCCACGGCCTGCTGCACCTCGCGGGACATGAGGATGCGGACCCGGCGGAACGTCAGGCGATGGAATCCGCGCAGGAGGAGATCGTCGCGCAACTATGGACCCCCGCGCTCGAGTCCCGCCTCGGTTGA
- a CDS encoding HDIG domain-containing protein, with amino-acid sequence MHSENPVIQALEESFWVRLSLYATFVVTIAVMVIQAPIDSTFADNPVKGGMYAAVVALTALVMFHQSHVNSCQRNSRVVLVLGGLIGHLSIVRVVLSLNTSASLPEAFSFLFIPFALVPMLHSVLLGRNVGSFSTVFVSFIGCLFVPREDVIGFLIVSLVGGMTAVVLTERIRKRVQLLRAGLYVGAVTLILVFILGRLDMSSAFGPQAADSLRLLGKGCAAVFGTGVVTALLISGLLPVFEGFFRLTTDISWLELSDLNHKLLRQMQLEAPGTFHHSLVVASLAEAAAEKIGANAPMCRVCSYFHDVGKLKKPTYFIENQHDGNENPHDALTPTMSALIIIAHVKDGVDLAVKHKLNPRIIDVIQEHHGDSLVAYFYRRAQEQKKAELDKVDRKLENPEDLPQIGEKNFRYPGPRPSTRESAIISLADGIESASRCLQKPTPAKIRQLVEDIVRSRLNDNQLNECPLTLQELAAVKDSFASTLRSMLHTRIDYPKDDTTAGGKRASDIQRPATPTDKTDLSRGGRTQRLESV; translated from the coding sequence GTGCACAGTGAGAATCCTGTCATCCAGGCACTGGAGGAGAGTTTCTGGGTGCGCCTCTCCCTCTACGCCACCTTCGTGGTGACCATCGCCGTCATGGTGATCCAGGCCCCCATCGACTCCACCTTCGCGGATAATCCGGTGAAGGGCGGCATGTATGCGGCGGTCGTCGCCCTCACGGCGTTGGTGATGTTCCACCAGAGCCATGTGAACTCCTGCCAGCGCAACAGCCGGGTGGTTCTGGTCCTCGGCGGACTCATCGGCCACCTTTCCATCGTCCGGGTGGTCCTTTCCCTCAACACCTCCGCTTCGCTGCCGGAGGCGTTCAGCTTCCTGTTCATCCCCTTTGCCCTCGTGCCCATGCTGCACAGCGTCCTGCTGGGCCGGAATGTGGGATCATTCTCCACGGTCTTCGTCAGCTTCATCGGCTGTTTGTTCGTGCCGCGGGAGGATGTCATCGGTTTCCTCATCGTCAGCCTGGTCGGCGGGATGACCGCCGTCGTGCTGACGGAGCGGATCCGCAAGCGCGTCCAGCTTCTCCGCGCGGGTCTCTATGTGGGCGCGGTGACGCTCATCCTGGTCTTCATCCTCGGCAGGCTGGACATGTCCTCCGCCTTCGGCCCGCAGGCTGCGGACAGCCTGCGCCTGCTGGGCAAAGGCTGCGCCGCCGTGTTCGGCACGGGCGTGGTCACCGCCCTGCTCATCAGCGGGTTGCTCCCGGTTTTCGAGGGTTTCTTCCGCCTCACCACGGACATCAGTTGGCTGGAGCTGAGCGACCTGAACCACAAGCTGCTGCGGCAGATGCAGCTCGAGGCCCCCGGCACCTTCCACCACAGCTTGGTCGTCGCCTCCCTCGCCGAAGCCGCTGCGGAGAAAATCGGCGCGAACGCCCCGATGTGCCGGGTCTGTTCCTACTTCCACGATGTGGGCAAGCTCAAGAAGCCGACCTATTTCATCGAGAACCAGCACGACGGCAACGAGAACCCCCATGACGCGCTCACGCCGACCATGAGCGCGCTCATCATCATCGCCCACGTGAAGGACGGGGTGGACCTCGCGGTGAAGCACAAGCTGAATCCCCGGATCATCGATGTGATCCAGGAGCACCACGGCGATTCGCTGGTGGCCTACTTCTACCGCCGCGCGCAGGAACAGAAGAAAGCGGAACTGGACAAGGTGGACCGGAAGCTGGAGAACCCGGAAGACCTGCCCCAGATCGGCGAAAAGAACTTCCGCTACCCCGGCCCCCGCCCCAGCACCCGGGAAAGCGCCATCATTTCCCTGGCGGACGGCATCGAAAGCGCCTCCCGCTGCCTCCAGAAACCCACCCCGGCGAAGATCCGCCAGCTCGTCGAGGACATCGTCCGCTCCCGCCTCAACGACAACCAGCTCAACGAGTGCCCGCTCACCCTGCAGGAACTGGCGGCGGTGAAGGACAGCTTCGCCAGCACCCTCCGCAGCATGCTGCACACCCGGATCGACTATCCGAAGGATGACACCACCGCAGGTGGCAAGCGCGCGTCCGACATCCAGCGGCCCGCCACCCCGACGGACAAGACGGACCTGAGCCGCGGCGGCCGCACCCAGCGGCTGGAGAGCGTCTGA
- a CDS encoding D-2-hydroxyacid dehydrogenase yields the protein MSWKTPFMWLLVSGGMATAQVVLMPEGMKKDVDALLADYPALRPAYYGKGKDALSQAQDAEGFIGSPDAEFMRTATKLRWVHIFSAGIDKQRELPRFQDAGMTVTSLKIQQGPEIADHAFALLLGLSRNMAAYYTAQEQGEWIKSSREGLPLIELRGKTMLIIGYGGIGTQVGERARAFGMKVLAVDDKDIPMTVTVDRFGKPDELDAMLPEADVIVSCVPHTPETDGMLGKDQFKKMKKGAYFINVSRGRIADTAAMVEALQSGHLAGAGLDVVDPEPLPKESPLWKMPNVIITPHIAGVSDARSARSNELILDNIVRFSKGVPLKNQVDAVKGY from the coding sequence ATGTCTTGGAAAACTCCGTTCATGTGGTTGCTGGTATCGGGCGGGATGGCCACCGCCCAAGTGGTTCTCATGCCCGAGGGGATGAAAAAGGATGTGGACGCCCTGCTGGCTGACTATCCCGCATTGCGGCCCGCGTACTACGGGAAAGGAAAGGATGCGCTTTCCCAGGCGCAGGATGCGGAGGGGTTCATCGGTTCCCCGGACGCGGAATTCATGCGCACGGCGACGAAGCTGCGCTGGGTGCACATTTTCAGTGCGGGCATCGACAAGCAGCGTGAACTCCCGCGTTTCCAGGACGCTGGCATGACGGTGACGAGCCTCAAGATCCAGCAGGGGCCGGAGATCGCGGATCATGCCTTCGCCCTGCTGCTCGGCCTGAGCCGGAACATGGCGGCGTATTACACGGCGCAGGAGCAGGGGGAGTGGATCAAGTCCTCACGCGAGGGGCTGCCGCTCATCGAGCTGCGTGGCAAAACGATGCTGATCATCGGCTACGGCGGCATCGGCACCCAGGTGGGCGAGCGTGCGCGGGCCTTCGGCATGAAGGTGCTGGCGGTGGATGACAAGGACATCCCGATGACGGTCACGGTGGACCGGTTCGGCAAGCCGGATGAGCTGGATGCCATGCTGCCGGAGGCGGATGTGATCGTCAGTTGCGTCCCCCACACTCCGGAAACAGACGGGATGCTGGGCAAGGATCAGTTCAAGAAGATGAAGAAGGGCGCCTATTTCATCAATGTCTCCCGCGGCAGGATCGCGGACACCGCCGCCATGGTGGAGGCATTGCAAAGCGGCCATCTCGCCGGGGCGGGGCTGGATGTAGTGGACCCGGAGCCGCTGCCAAAGGAGAGCCCTCTGTGGAAGATGCCGAACGTCATCATCACCCCTCACATCGCGGGCGTGTCCGACGCCCGGAGCGCCCGTTCCAATGAGCTGATCTTGGACAACATTGTCCGGTTCTCGAAAGGGGTGCCGCTCAAGAACCAAGTGGACGCGGTGAAGGGCTACTGA
- the plsX gene encoding phosphate acyltransferase PlsX translates to MKVALDAMGGDRAPAVNIGGAKDALAAYPKLTHLYLVGDEAILKAECEKHGLNLNDRRVSIVHAPEVIGMSEPGAKTVRKKKQSSISIAMDLVKEGKADAFVSAGNTGGAVAAATLKLRTLKGVDRAGIASAIPNEHGLCHILDAGANPDSKPEHLVAYAVMGTAFCKHVLGVRSPKIGLMSNGEEDEKGTAFTKETFKLLKATPGIDFIGNVEGHDLFETQLDVVLCDGFVGNVVLKSVEATAKAVSKWLKAEIKGNPLRIAGAVLAQGAFKALKEKSSYETYGGSPLLGVNGVVIIAHGSSSALAVKNAIRVGVETAEHRINAKIEEAMAAIGPVISPPPPAIEV, encoded by the coding sequence ATGAAAGTCGCACTCGACGCCATGGGCGGTGACCGCGCCCCCGCCGTGAACATCGGAGGGGCAAAGGACGCCCTCGCCGCCTACCCGAAACTCACCCACCTCTACCTCGTCGGAGATGAAGCCATCCTGAAGGCGGAGTGCGAGAAACACGGACTCAACCTGAACGACAGGCGCGTCAGCATCGTCCACGCCCCCGAGGTCATCGGCATGTCCGAGCCGGGCGCGAAGACCGTGCGCAAGAAGAAGCAATCTTCCATCAGCATCGCGATGGATCTGGTGAAGGAAGGCAAGGCGGACGCCTTCGTCTCCGCCGGCAACACCGGTGGGGCGGTCGCCGCCGCCACGCTGAAGCTCCGCACCCTGAAAGGCGTGGACCGCGCGGGCATCGCCTCCGCGATCCCGAACGAGCACGGCCTCTGCCACATCCTGGATGCCGGCGCGAACCCGGATTCCAAGCCGGAGCACCTCGTCGCCTACGCCGTCATGGGCACCGCTTTCTGCAAGCACGTGCTGGGTGTGAGGAGTCCGAAGATCGGCCTCATGTCGAACGGCGAGGAAGACGAGAAAGGCACCGCCTTCACGAAGGAAACCTTCAAGCTCCTCAAGGCCACCCCGGGCATCGATTTCATCGGCAATGTCGAGGGACATGATCTTTTCGAAACCCAGCTCGACGTCGTTCTCTGCGACGGCTTCGTCGGCAATGTGGTGCTCAAAAGCGTGGAAGCCACCGCCAAGGCCGTCTCGAAATGGCTCAAAGCGGAGATCAAGGGCAACCCCCTGCGGATCGCCGGAGCCGTGCTCGCCCAAGGCGCGTTCAAGGCGCTGAAGGAGAAAAGCAGCTATGAAACCTACGGCGGCAGCCCGCTGCTGGGGGTGAATGGCGTGGTCATCATCGCCCACGGTTCCTCCTCCGCGCTGGCGGTGAAGAACGCCATCCGCGTCGGCGTGGAAACCGCAGAGCACCGCATCAACGCGAAGATCGAGGAAGCGATGGCCGCCATCGGGCCTGTCATCAGCCCCCCTCCTCCAGCGATCGAAGTCTGA
- the rpmF gene encoding 50S ribosomal protein L32, which yields MAVPKRRQSKSRQKMRQGAKRWKAPIFKSCPDCGSRVPSHIACPSCGNYRGRQVVEVEAL from the coding sequence GTACCAAAGCGCCGCCAATCCAAAAGCCGTCAGAAAATGCGCCAAGGCGCGAAACGCTGGAAGGCACCAATCTTCAAGAGCTGCCCGGACTGTGGCAGCCGCGTTCCTTCGCACATCGCCTGCCCGTCCTGCGGTAACTACCGCGGTCGTCAGGTGGTCGAAGTGGAGGCACTCTGA